Proteins encoded within one genomic window of Candidatus Dormiibacterota bacterium:
- the smpB gene encoding SsrA-binding protein SmpB — MGKKKRDADPTIASNRAAYHNYFILESVEAGIQLLGTEIKSLREGGANLREGYVRIGEGESFLVNVHISPYERGHSSNHEAKRERKLLLHRAEIIRLGITVKQKGLTLVPLRLYWKGNRVKVEIGLAKGKRLYDKREAISARDAKREMDRAVRTRA, encoded by the coding sequence GTGGGGAAGAAGAAGCGCGACGCCGACCCGACGATCGCCAGCAACCGCGCCGCCTATCACAACTACTTCATCCTGGAATCGGTCGAGGCCGGGATCCAGTTGCTCGGCACCGAGATCAAGTCGCTGCGCGAGGGCGGGGCGAACCTGCGCGAGGGCTATGTCCGCATCGGGGAAGGCGAGTCGTTCCTGGTCAACGTGCACATCAGTCCCTACGAGCGCGGGCACAGCAGCAACCACGAGGCGAAGCGGGAGCGCAAGCTGCTGCTCCACCGTGCCGAGATCATCCGCCTGGGCATCACGGTCAAGCAGAAGGGGCTGACCCTCGTGCCCCTGCGCCTCTACTGGAAGGGAAACCGCGTCAAGGTCGAAATCGGCCTGGCCAAGGGCAAGCGGCTTTACGACAAGCGGGAGGCGATTTCGGCACGAGATGCGAAACGCGAGATGGACCGCGCCGTGCGGACCCGAGCCTAG
- a CDS encoding Flp family type IVb pilin has translation MTTLWRVPKTADEKAGQSLVEYSLILCLVVVVLIVIMMIMGNQVLNLYCNISGGVGA, from the coding sequence ACGCTTTGGCGTGTTCCCAAGACGGCTGACGAGAAGGCGGGTCAGTCGCTCGTGGAGTACTCGCTGATCCTCTGCCTCGTCGTCGTCGTGCTCATCGTCATCATGATGATCATGGGCAACCAGGTCCTGAACCTCTACTGCAACATCTCCGGCGGCGTGGGCGCCTAG